A single window of Vibrio sp. SCSIO 43137 DNA harbors:
- the rnhA gene encoding ribonuclease HI gives MTKQVEVFTDGSCLGNPGPGGYGIVLRYKQNEKQIARGFTLTTNNRMEMMAAVVALRTLKEPCKVILTTDSQYVRQGITQWIHNWKKRGWKTADKKPVKNADLWQALDKESARHEVEWHWVKGHAGHRENEICDEIARAAAENPTDTDEGYVPA, from the coding sequence ATGACAAAACAAGTCGAAGTTTTCACAGACGGTTCCTGTTTAGGTAATCCCGGCCCCGGTGGTTACGGCATCGTTCTTCGTTATAAGCAGAACGAAAAGCAGATTGCACGCGGTTTTACACTCACTACCAATAACCGTATGGAAATGATGGCAGCCGTTGTTGCTCTGCGCACTTTAAAAGAGCCGTGTAAGGTTATTTTAACCACTGACAGCCAGTATGTTCGTCAGGGTATTACTCAATGGATACACAACTGGAAAAAACGTGGCTGGAAAACAGCCGACAAAAAACCAGTTAAAAACGCAGACTTATGGCAGGCTCTTGATAAAGAGTCAGCTCGTCACGAAGTAGAGTGGCACTGGGTAAAGGGACATGCAGGCCACAGGGAAAATGAAATCTGCGATGAAATTGCAAGAGCAGCGGCAGAAAACCCTACCGATACCGATGAAGGTTACGTTCCTGCATAA
- a CDS encoding class I SAM-dependent methyltransferase — protein MKPARTTRKLEKPHSWQHLKNGEWVSASIQMRLDEWCPKLFGYHMLKLGGLSCEIASTMCNIQHQVSVDIKNPLHNVIADSYNLPFLEKSFDVVLLAHQLDYCNDPHRTLREVDRVMIDDGYLIITGFNPVSLTGITSLLPWRKNNLPWSGRMFTSNRIRDWLGVLNYEVIHTDRYAAFPWNHPFWTWLENGLGDSVAPFGSLYFIVARKRTYPLKLIKPHWKLKRKLSPVSVNCRVGCQRYRGI, from the coding sequence ATGAAACCAGCTCGTACAACACGAAAGCTTGAAAAGCCTCACTCATGGCAACATCTGAAAAACGGAGAGTGGGTATCTGCTTCCATTCAGATGAGGCTGGACGAGTGGTGTCCAAAGCTATTTGGTTATCATATGCTTAAACTCGGTGGTTTAAGTTGTGAGATTGCCAGTACTATGTGCAATATTCAACATCAGGTTAGTGTAGATATTAAAAACCCGCTACACAATGTTATTGCAGATAGCTACAACCTTCCTTTTCTCGAAAAAAGCTTTGATGTGGTGTTACTTGCCCACCAACTTGACTATTGTAACGATCCTCACCGTACTTTACGTGAAGTAGACCGGGTAATGATCGATGATGGTTATCTTATTATTACCGGTTTTAACCCTGTCAGCCTGACAGGAATCACCAGCTTGCTGCCTTGGAGAAAAAATAATCTGCCGTGGAGTGGCAGAATGTTTACCTCAAACCGCATCCGCGACTGGCTGGGTGTGTTGAATTATGAAGTTATTCATACCGACAGATACGCCGCCTTTCCATGGAACCATCCTTTCTGGACATGGCTTGAAAACGGGCTGGGTGACAGTGTTGCGCCATTCGGCAGCCTCTACTTTATTGTGGCAAGAAAGCGGACCTATCCGTTAAAGCTGATAAAGCCTCACTGGAAACTGAAGAGAAAACTTTCTCCGGTCAGCGTAAACTGCCGGGTAGGTTGTCAGAGATACAGAGGAATCTGA
- the gloB gene encoding hydroxyacylglutathione hydrolase produces MLTIKSIPAFNDNYIWLIQNHDLRCAVVDPGDAQPVIDYLDRYGLTLEAILVTHHHNDHTGGISALISAYPQLKVVGPQNSTIKTLTHQMKGGDQFSLFDETFLVLDLPGHTLDHIGYVGDGKLFCGDVLFSAGCGRVFEGSYQQMFDSLNKILRLPEETEIFPAHEYTSSNIAFAMAVEPDNKALLEYREDVYRLRDENRPTLPTTLRQEKWINPFLRYDQPSIIKSVSNRINETTPLSVFSALREWKNAF; encoded by the coding sequence ATGTTAACCATCAAGAGCATACCTGCATTTAATGACAATTACATCTGGCTTATTCAAAATCACGACCTACGTTGCGCTGTGGTGGATCCGGGTGACGCTCAGCCTGTCATCGACTATCTTGATCGTTATGGACTAACTTTAGAAGCAATTCTGGTTACTCACCACCACAATGATCACACCGGAGGTATTTCTGCTCTGATCAGCGCCTATCCACAGCTCAAGGTAGTCGGGCCGCAAAACAGCACTATTAAGACTCTTACTCACCAAATGAAAGGGGGCGATCAGTTCTCTCTGTTTGATGAGACTTTTCTGGTTCTCGACCTGCCGGGACACACACTCGATCACATAGGGTATGTAGGTGATGGCAAACTGTTTTGTGGAGACGTGCTGTTTTCTGCCGGCTGCGGCAGGGTCTTTGAGGGAAGTTACCAGCAGATGTTTGACTCACTGAATAAAATCTTACGTCTGCCGGAAGAGACAGAAATATTCCCCGCCCATGAATACACCAGTAGTAATATTGCCTTTGCCATGGCAGTAGAACCGGATAACAAAGCGCTGCTGGAGTACCGGGAGGATGTCTATCGACTAAGGGATGAAAACCGCCCTACCTTGCCGACAACCCTAAGGCAGGAAAAATGGATCAACCCTTTCCTTCGCTACGATCAGCCAAGCATCATTAAATCTGTTTCTAACCGTATCAATGAGACAACACCTCTGAGTGTCTTCTCTGCCCTCAGGGAGTGGAAGAACGCATTTTGA